The sequence CCGTCGCGGGCCAAAGCCGCCCTCTGGGCGTTCCCTTCCACGTTCTGGCCACGCAGAACCCGATCGAGCAGGAAGGCACCTATCCCCTGCCCGAAGCCCAGCTGGACCGTTTCCTTGTGCAGATCGACGTCGCCTATCCGGACCGGGCGACCGAACGTGACATCCTGCTGGCCACCACGGGAGAGACCGAGGCGCAGTCAACGGCGGTGTTCACCTCCGCTGAACTGCTGGCGGCGCAGCGTCTGCTGCGGCGGATGCCGATCGGCGAATCCGTGGTCGAGCTCATTCTCGACCTCGTCCGCGCCTTCCGTCCGGAAGAGGACGGGGCCAGCACCCGCGTGCGTGAAACGGTCGCCTGGGGGCCGGGACCGCGCGCCGCACAATCCCTGATGCTCGCGGTGCGGGCGCGCGCCCTGCTGCAGGGCAGGCTCGCCCCTTCGGCAGAAGACGTGATCGACATGGCGCGCCCCGTTCTGACGCACCGCATGGCGCTCAACTTTGCGGCGCGCGCGCGGGGCGACAGCCTCAGGAGTCTGATCGAGGAAACGGCGGCCACCCTGTCCGGGACCAAGGCGGCAGCGTGACGGAACCCCGCATCTCCGGGGCCTATTCACCCGCGACCCTGCGGGCAGGTGCCGAGGAGGAAGCCGCGCGCCTGCCGGCCCTGCTCGCGCGCGCGGAGCATCTGGCGGGTGCGGTTCTGCTGGGTGCCCACGGGCGCCGGCGGGCCGGGACAGGCGATGATTTCTGGCAGTACCGCCCTGCGCAGATCGGCGACAGCCGCCGGATGATCGACTATCGGCGCAGCGCTATGGGCGACCATGAGTTCGTGCGCGAGCGTGAGTGGCAGATCGCGCAATCCGTCATGCTGTGGGTCGATCAGGGCGCGTCAATGCGGTTTGCCAGCGACCCCAAGCTTCCGCAAAAATCCGATCGTGTGCGGCTTCTGGGCCTGGCGCTGGCCATCATGTTGCTCAGGGGCGGCGAGCGCGTCGGCCTGACCGGCACCCGGCTGCCGCCCCGCAGCGGCAACCCGCAGCTTCTGCGCCTTGCACAGGTGTTCTGCGAGGACGAAGAGGTGGACTACAGCCCGCCGGAGCATCGCGCGATGATACCCCACGCCCGTGCCGTTTTCATTTCTGACTTCATGGGCGACATGGCCGGTGTCCAGCTTGCCCTGACCAAGGCAGCGGACCGGGGTGTGCGCGGCGTGCTCTACCATGTGCTCGATCCGTCGGAAGAAGCCTTTCCCTTCCGCGGTCGCACCATCTTCGAAAGCGTGGGCGGCACGCTGCGGCATGAAACGCTCAAGGCGAATGACCTGCGCGACAGATACCTCGCGCGGCTGGCCGAGCGGAAGGCAGAACTCCAACGCCTGTGCGCCCTGACCGGCTGGCGCTACGGGATCCATCATACGGACGCGTCCGCCCAATCGGCGCTTCTGTGGCTTTATTCGGCGCTGGACGCCCGTGCCGGGATGGCGGCATGACGGTTCTGGGTGGAATAGGGTTCACGGCTCCCTGGCTGC is a genomic window of Sulfitobacter alexandrii containing:
- a CDS encoding DUF58 domain-containing protein — encoded protein: MTEPRISGAYSPATLRAGAEEEAARLPALLARAEHLAGAVLLGAHGRRRAGTGDDFWQYRPAQIGDSRRMIDYRRSAMGDHEFVREREWQIAQSVMLWVDQGASMRFASDPKLPQKSDRVRLLGLALAIMLLRGGERVGLTGTRLPPRSGNPQLLRLAQVFCEDEEVDYSPPEHRAMIPHARAVFISDFMGDMAGVQLALTKAADRGVRGVLYHVLDPSEEAFPFRGRTIFESVGGTLRHETLKANDLRDRYLARLAERKAELQRLCALTGWRYGIHHTDASAQSALLWLYSALDARAGMAA
- a CDS encoding AAA family ATPase, translated to MSDAEDMVGEIETLGIKLAEAKDSITRRFIGQERVVELTLTALLCGGHGLLIGLPGLGKTRLVETLSTVMGLDGNRVQFTPDLMPADILGSEVLDTAEDGSRRFRFIEGPVFCQLLMADEINRASPRTQSALLQAMQEKTVTVAGQSRPLGVPFHVLATQNPIEQEGTYPLPEAQLDRFLVQIDVAYPDRATERDILLATTGETEAQSTAVFTSAELLAAQRLLRRMPIGESVVELILDLVRAFRPEEDGASTRVRETVAWGPGPRAAQSLMLAVRARALLQGRLAPSAEDVIDMARPVLTHRMALNFAARARGDSLRSLIEETAATLSGTKAAA